One part of the Mycolicibacterium aromaticivorans JS19b1 = JCM 16368 genome encodes these proteins:
- the mntR gene encoding manganese-binding transcriptional regulator MntR has translation MSPDDNPNPGVHDLTTVAQDYLKTIWSAQEWSLDKVSTKLLAERIGVSASTASESIRRLADQGLVDHEKYGAVTLTERGRLAALAVVRRHRLLETFLMRELGYSWDEVHDEAEILEHAISDMMLDRIDAKLGHPVRDPHGDPIPTADGRVPTPPARQLSACVDGELGTVARISDADPEMLRYFDTVGISLDSRLTVLARRDFAGIISVSVESSDGAASTVELGSPAAQAIWVVG, from the coding sequence GTGAGTCCTGACGACAACCCCAACCCCGGGGTACACGACCTGACGACGGTCGCCCAGGACTACCTCAAGACGATCTGGTCGGCGCAGGAATGGTCGCTCGACAAGGTCAGCACCAAGCTGCTCGCCGAGCGCATCGGGGTGTCGGCCAGTACTGCCTCGGAATCAATCCGCCGGCTCGCCGACCAGGGACTGGTCGACCACGAGAAGTACGGTGCGGTCACGCTGACCGAACGCGGACGGCTCGCGGCGCTGGCGGTGGTCCGGCGGCACCGGCTGTTGGAGACGTTCCTGATGCGCGAGCTCGGCTACAGCTGGGACGAGGTGCACGACGAGGCGGAGATTCTCGAGCACGCCATCAGCGACATGATGCTCGATCGGATCGACGCCAAGCTGGGTCATCCCGTACGCGACCCGCATGGCGACCCCATCCCGACCGCCGACGGCCGGGTTCCCACCCCGCCCGCCCGCCAGCTGTCGGCATGTGTCGACGGCGAACTCGGCACCGTGGCGCGGATTTCCGATGCCGACCCGGAGATGCTGCGCTATTTCGACACCGTCGGCATCAGTCTGGACTCGCGGCTGACGGTGCTCGCTCGGCGAGATTTCGCCGGCATCATCTCGGTGTCGGTGGAATCATCCGACGGGGCAGCGAGCACAGTCGAGCTGGGCAGCCCTGCGGCCCAGGCGATTTGGGTCGTCGGCTAA
- the truB gene encoding tRNA pseudouridine(55) synthase TruB: MTSGGPEPGIVVVDKPGGMTSHDVVGRCRRIFGTRKVGHAGTLDPMATGVLVIGIERATKILGLVTATSKSYTATVRLGRSTTTDDAEGEVLQDVSAADITDTQIHAGIADLRGEISQRPSAVSAVKIDGKRAYQLVREGQQVELAERAVRIDRFDVSEIRRDGAFVDLDVTVDCSSGTYIRALARDLGDALGVGGHLTALRRTRVGGYGLDHARTLDELAEHPQLSYSLDDACLLAFPRRAITAAEAEDASHGRPLGSAGIGGVYAATDPDNRVIALLEDKGGRTRSVVVIRPATL, from the coding sequence GTGACCTCCGGCGGACCGGAGCCCGGCATCGTCGTCGTCGACAAGCCCGGCGGTATGACCAGCCACGATGTGGTGGGCCGCTGCCGGCGGATCTTCGGAACCCGCAAGGTCGGCCATGCCGGCACCCTCGACCCGATGGCCACCGGCGTGCTGGTCATCGGGATCGAGCGCGCCACCAAGATCCTGGGACTGGTGACCGCCACGTCGAAGTCGTACACCGCGACGGTCCGGCTGGGCCGGTCCACCACCACCGATGACGCCGAAGGCGAAGTGCTGCAGGATGTTTCCGCGGCCGATATCACGGACACACAGATCCACGCCGGTATCGCGGACCTGCGCGGCGAGATTTCGCAGCGACCGTCCGCAGTCAGTGCGGTCAAGATCGATGGCAAGCGCGCCTATCAGCTGGTGCGCGAAGGCCAGCAGGTGGAGTTGGCCGAGCGCGCGGTGCGAATCGACCGGTTCGACGTGAGCGAGATCCGGCGCGATGGCGCGTTTGTGGACCTCGACGTCACGGTGGACTGCTCGTCGGGCACCTACATCCGGGCACTGGCCCGCGACCTGGGTGATGCGCTCGGTGTCGGAGGGCATCTGACGGCCCTGCGCCGCACCCGCGTTGGCGGCTACGGGCTCGATCACGCCAGGACGCTGGACGAACTCGCCGAACATCCGCAGCTGAGCTACTCCCTCGACGACGCCTGCCTGCTGGCGTTCCCTCGCCGCGCTATCACCGCTGCCGAAGCCGAGGACGCCAGCCACGGGCGGCCGTTGGGCTCGGCGGGAATCGGCGGAGTGTATGCCGCAACGGATCCCGATAACCGCGTCATCGCATTGCTGGAGGACAAGGGCGGTCGCACCAGATCAGTCGTGGTGATCCGGCCGGCCACGCTCTAG
- a CDS encoding 4'-phosphopantetheinyl transferase family protein — translation MSELMRAVLPDLDDLVYAEAYDDPPDLAPLPEEEPLIAKSVAKRRNEFITVRHCARVALGQLGIPPAPILKGDKGEPCWPDGVVGSLTHTQGYRGAVVGRTTAVRSVGIDAEPHGVLPDGVLNAVSLPAERYEMSALPGGLHWDRILFCAKEATYKVWFPLTERWLGFEDAHITFGVDPSGVTGTFVSRILIDPAARSGPPLTELAGRWSVGGGLVLTAIVL, via the coding sequence ATGAGTGAGCTGATGCGGGCGGTGCTGCCCGACCTGGACGACCTGGTCTACGCCGAGGCGTACGACGATCCGCCGGATCTGGCTCCGCTGCCCGAGGAGGAGCCGCTGATCGCGAAGTCGGTGGCCAAGCGGCGCAACGAATTCATCACCGTCCGCCACTGCGCGCGGGTCGCGTTGGGACAGCTCGGTATCCCGCCCGCGCCGATCCTCAAAGGGGACAAGGGTGAGCCGTGCTGGCCGGACGGCGTGGTGGGCAGCCTGACGCATACCCAGGGTTACCGCGGCGCGGTGGTCGGGCGCACGACCGCGGTCCGATCGGTTGGTATCGACGCCGAACCGCACGGCGTGCTTCCGGACGGGGTCCTCAACGCGGTCAGCCTGCCCGCCGAGCGTTATGAGATGAGCGCCCTGCCGGGCGGACTGCACTGGGATCGAATCTTGTTCTGCGCCAAGGAAGCAACCTACAAAGTATGGTTCCCGCTGACCGAGCGCTGGCTGGGATTCGAGGATGCCCACATCACGTTCGGTGTCGACCCTTCCGGCGTCACCGGGACGTTCGTGTCCCGAATCCTGATCGACCCGGCCGCGCGCTCCGGCCCGCCGCTGACCGAACTGGCCGGCCGGTGGTCGGTGGGCGGCGGCCTGGTGCTGACGGCGATCGTGTTGTGA
- a CDS encoding metallophosphoesterase family protein — translation MAPTLWAISDLHTGHTGNKPVTESLYPSTPDDWLIVAGDVAERTDDIRWSLDLLRRRFAKVIWVPGNHELWTTGKDPVQVFGRARYDYLVTMCDEMGIVTPEHPFPVWTEQGGPATIVPMFLLYDYTFLPPGATTKAEGLAIARERNVVATDEFLLSSEPYATRDAWCRDRLRHTKARLDELDWMTPTVLVNHFPLRREPCDVLFFPEFSLWCGTTETADWHTRYNAVCSVYGHLHIPRTTWYDDVRFEEVSVGYPREWRRRKPYRWLRQILPDPQYAPGYLNDFGGHFVITEEMKEQSTKLRERLRSRRE, via the coding sequence GTGGCACCCACACTTTGGGCGATCAGTGACCTGCATACGGGTCACACTGGCAACAAGCCGGTCACCGAATCGCTATATCCCTCGACCCCGGACGACTGGCTGATCGTCGCCGGCGACGTTGCCGAGCGCACCGACGACATCCGTTGGTCGCTGGATCTGCTGCGCCGACGCTTCGCCAAGGTGATCTGGGTGCCGGGAAACCACGAACTGTGGACCACCGGCAAGGACCCGGTCCAGGTGTTCGGCCGGGCCCGCTACGACTATCTGGTCACCATGTGCGACGAGATGGGCATCGTCACTCCCGAACACCCGTTTCCGGTGTGGACCGAGCAGGGCGGCCCGGCGACCATCGTGCCGATGTTCCTGCTCTACGACTACACATTTCTGCCCCCGGGCGCGACGACCAAGGCCGAGGGCCTGGCGATCGCCAGGGAACGCAACGTGGTGGCCACCGACGAGTTCCTGCTGTCCAGTGAACCTTACGCCACCCGCGATGCGTGGTGCCGGGACCGGCTGCGCCACACCAAGGCTCGGCTCGACGAGCTCGACTGGATGACGCCGACGGTGTTGGTGAACCACTTCCCGTTACGTCGTGAGCCCTGCGATGTTCTGTTCTTCCCGGAGTTCTCGCTGTGGTGCGGGACGACCGAGACCGCCGACTGGCACACCCGCTACAACGCGGTCTGCTCGGTGTACGGTCACCTGCACATCCCGCGGACCACCTGGTACGACGACGTTCGCTTCGAGGAGGTGTCCGTCGGCTATCCCCGAGAGTGGCGGCGCCGCAAGCCTTATCGCTGGTTGCGCCAGATCCTGCCCGACCCGCAGTACGCGCCGGGCTATCTCAACGATTTCGGCGGCCACTTCGTCATCACCGAGGAGATGAAGGAGCAGTCGACCAAGCTGCGCGAGCGTCTGCGCAGTCGGCGCGAATGA
- a CDS encoding CocE/NonD family hydrolase, whose amino-acid sequence MHRGVEVPMRDGAILRATHYAPARAPLGTILVRCPYGRAFPFSLVYAQLYAARGYHVLLQSVRGTFDSGGTFVPMVHEADDAADTVVWLRRQPWFTGTFATIGLSYLGFTQWALLSDPPPELVAAVITVGPHDFHASSWGTGSFSLNDFLGWSDMVGHQEQANLRRLAFQTRAARRLEHATLGLPLGAAGRDLLGTASPWYESWIDHPEADDPFWDTMRMTAALDRCEVPVLLLSGWQDLFLEQTLAQYRHLRGRGVDVALTVGPWTHTDMIMKAGGTAAAETLDWLGTHLAGAPTTGRRSPVRVHVAHHGWIDLPDWPPPTGTGVMYLQPGGWLAATMPPADAAPSTFRYDPADPTPTVGGRLLSRLSGYRNDARLAERADVLSFTSGPLDADLYVFGEPVIELAHHADNAHADVFVRVSEVDPRGRSRNVSDGYRRLGAAASGPLRIELDAVAHRFAAGTRIRVLVAGGSHPRYARNLGTGEPVLTGARMVPSLHTVHHGVGGVSRLLLPASADLPSADGSAHPGGDTGQGRGVVHRGADGGARG is encoded by the coding sequence GTGCATCGCGGCGTCGAGGTGCCGATGCGCGACGGAGCGATCCTGCGGGCCACCCACTACGCGCCCGCCCGCGCACCGCTGGGCACCATCCTGGTCCGCTGCCCGTACGGCCGGGCCTTCCCGTTCTCCCTGGTCTACGCACAGCTCTACGCCGCACGCGGGTACCACGTCCTGCTGCAGAGTGTGCGCGGCACATTCGACTCCGGTGGCACCTTCGTGCCGATGGTCCACGAAGCCGACGACGCCGCCGACACCGTGGTCTGGCTGCGCCGCCAACCGTGGTTCACCGGTACCTTCGCCACCATCGGGCTGTCCTACCTGGGCTTCACCCAGTGGGCGCTGCTGTCGGACCCGCCGCCCGAACTGGTTGCCGCGGTGATCACCGTCGGCCCGCACGACTTCCACGCCTCGTCGTGGGGCACCGGCTCGTTCTCGCTGAACGACTTCTTGGGCTGGTCGGACATGGTCGGTCACCAGGAGCAGGCGAACCTGCGCCGCCTGGCCTTCCAGACCCGTGCGGCCCGCAGGCTCGAACACGCCACCCTGGGGCTGCCGCTGGGGGCCGCCGGCCGGGATCTGCTGGGCACCGCGTCACCGTGGTACGAGTCGTGGATCGACCACCCCGAGGCGGACGACCCGTTCTGGGACACCATGCGGATGACCGCTGCGCTCGACCGCTGCGAGGTACCGGTGCTCTTGCTCAGCGGCTGGCAGGACCTGTTCCTGGAGCAGACCCTCGCGCAGTACCGCCACCTGCGCGGACGTGGGGTCGACGTCGCGTTGACGGTCGGGCCGTGGACCCACACCGACATGATCATGAAGGCGGGCGGCACCGCCGCCGCCGAGACGCTGGACTGGCTCGGCACACATCTGGCCGGTGCTCCCACCACCGGCCGGCGCAGCCCGGTGCGGGTACACGTCGCGCATCACGGCTGGATCGACCTGCCGGACTGGCCGCCGCCGACCGGTACAGGTGTGATGTACCTGCAGCCGGGTGGGTGGCTCGCCGCCACCATGCCGCCCGCCGACGCCGCGCCCTCGACGTTCCGCTACGACCCCGCTGACCCGACCCCGACGGTCGGCGGCCGGCTGCTGTCTCGGCTGAGCGGCTACCGCAACGACGCGCGGCTCGCCGAGCGAGCCGACGTACTGAGCTTCACCAGCGGCCCGCTGGACGCCGACCTGTATGTGTTCGGCGAGCCGGTGATCGAACTGGCCCACCACGCCGACAACGCCCACGCCGACGTGTTCGTGCGTGTCAGCGAGGTCGACCCGCGCGGGCGCTCGCGAAACGTCAGCGACGGCTACCGGCGGCTCGGCGCCGCGGCATCGGGGCCGCTTCGCATCGAGCTCGACGCCGTCGCGCATCGCTTCGCCGCCGGAACCCGGATCCGGGTGCTCGTCGCGGGCGGCTCACACCCGCGCTACGCGCGCAATCTCGGGACCGGCGAACCGGTGCTCACCGGCGCGCGGATGGTCCCCTCGCTGCACACCGTGCACCACGGGGTGGGTGGGGTCTCCAGGCTGCTGCTGCCCGCCTCGGCGGACCTGCCGTCAGCTGACGGCAGCGCGCACCCGGGAGGCGATACCGGCCAGGGCCGTGGCGTCGTGCACCGGGGCGCCGACGGCGGCGCTCGCGGGTAG
- a CDS encoding DUF1802 family protein, translated as MTTALKEWSAAVHALLDGRQTVLLRKGGIHEKRFAVAADEFLLFPTVAHSHAERLRPEHRDLLAAAQPDSTNDHVVIRAAAKVVAAVAVSDPQGLADIEDLHIWTAESVQADRLDFRPRHQLTVLVVQAFALAEPIRLTREPHYRGCTSWVQLPASAAVGAPVHDATALAGIASRVRAAVS; from the coding sequence ATGACCACTGCGCTCAAGGAGTGGAGCGCGGCGGTGCACGCGCTGCTGGATGGTCGGCAGACCGTGCTGCTGCGCAAGGGCGGAATCCACGAGAAGCGGTTCGCCGTGGCGGCAGACGAATTCCTGTTGTTCCCCACCGTCGCGCACAGTCATGCCGAGCGGCTGCGCCCGGAACATCGGGACCTGCTCGCCGCCGCGCAGCCGGACAGCACCAATGACCACGTCGTCATCAGGGCTGCCGCCAAAGTGGTTGCTGCCGTGGCGGTTTCCGATCCGCAGGGGCTGGCCGACATTGAGGACCTGCACATCTGGACCGCCGAGTCGGTGCAGGCCGACCGGCTGGACTTCCGGCCCCGTCACCAGTTGACCGTGCTGGTGGTGCAGGCCTTTGCACTGGCCGAGCCGATCCGGTTGACGCGGGAACCGCACTACCGGGGCTGCACCAGCTGGGTGCAGCTACCCGCGAGCGCCGCCGTCGGCGCCCCGGTGCACGACGCCACGGCCCTGGCCGGTATCGCCTCCCGGGTGCGCGCTGCCGTCAGCTGA
- a CDS encoding DUF2277 domain-containing protein: MCRNITELRGLEPAATDDEITAAARQYVRKVSGITRPSDAVAEVFETAVAEVAATTARLLEELPARRQPPKTVPPLRRPEVRARLAP; this comes from the coding sequence ATGTGCCGAAACATCACCGAGTTGCGTGGCCTCGAGCCGGCGGCCACCGACGACGAGATCACCGCGGCGGCCCGCCAGTATGTGCGCAAGGTCAGCGGCATCACCCGGCCTTCCGATGCTGTGGCCGAAGTGTTCGAGACCGCGGTCGCCGAGGTCGCGGCCACCACGGCCCGGCTGCTGGAGGAGTTGCCCGCCCGGCGTCAGCCACCGAAAACCGTTCCGCCGCTGCGGCGCCCCGAGGTGCGGGCGCGGCTGGCACCATGA
- a CDS encoding helix-turn-helix domain-containing protein: protein MTAGVASPRPRVIKRAVGRPPGSNTDARREMIITAAIRVFAYRGYDAATVQEVADLVGITRPAIHHHFPGKAPLYRAALERAYDIAMTPAGIGSERFTGPDHGGLRMACALLGTSLAHSHRIADVAPRITGVSADLRRMCAQTLGPHDDADQVDELVATIVGRWVLTAYALTWIDLQMDVDML from the coding sequence ATGACCGCGGGAGTGGCGTCACCTCGACCTCGAGTGATCAAACGCGCAGTCGGCCGGCCACCCGGCTCGAACACCGATGCGCGACGCGAGATGATCATCACCGCGGCGATCCGCGTCTTCGCCTACCGCGGATATGACGCCGCCACCGTGCAAGAGGTCGCCGATCTCGTCGGCATCACCCGACCGGCGATCCACCACCACTTCCCGGGCAAGGCACCGCTGTACCGGGCGGCACTCGAGCGGGCGTACGACATCGCCATGACCCCGGCCGGAATCGGATCGGAACGCTTCACCGGCCCCGATCACGGCGGATTGCGCATGGCCTGCGCACTGCTGGGCACGTCACTGGCGCACTCGCACCGGATAGCGGACGTCGCACCCCGAATCACCGGCGTCTCGGCCGACCTGCGCCGAATGTGTGCCCAGACCCTCGGCCCGCACGATGACGCGGATCAGGTGGATGAACTGGTCGCCACGATCGTCGGCCGATGGGTGCTGACCGCCTACGCGCTCACTTGGATCGATCTGCAGATGGACGTAGACATGCTGTGA
- a CDS encoding enoyl-CoA hydratase codes for MTGDDILLIDTTDRVRTVTLNRPNSRNALSSALRSRFFSALREAEADTDVDVIIVTGADPVFCAGLDLKELGDTTELPDISPKWPPMTKPVIGAINGAAVTGGLELALYCDILIASENARFADTHARVGLLPTWGLSVRLPQKVGVGMARRMSLTGDYLSAEDALRAGLVTQVVAHDELLPTARAVAASIVGNNQKAVRALLTSYHRIDEDQTGSGLWIEAMSARKWMAATSGDDIAASRASVIERGRSQVK; via the coding sequence ATGACCGGCGACGACATCCTGCTCATTGACACCACCGACCGCGTCCGCACAGTGACGCTGAATCGGCCCAACTCGCGTAACGCGCTGTCGAGCGCACTGCGCAGCCGTTTCTTCAGCGCGCTGCGCGAGGCGGAGGCCGACACCGACGTCGACGTCATCATCGTCACCGGCGCCGACCCGGTGTTCTGCGCGGGACTGGACCTCAAGGAGCTCGGGGACACCACCGAACTGCCCGACATCTCCCCCAAATGGCCACCCATGACCAAGCCCGTCATCGGCGCGATCAACGGCGCTGCTGTGACCGGCGGACTCGAACTCGCGCTCTACTGCGACATCCTGATCGCCTCCGAGAACGCGCGCTTCGCCGACACCCACGCCCGGGTCGGGCTGCTGCCGACGTGGGGCCTGAGCGTACGGCTGCCGCAGAAGGTCGGCGTCGGGATGGCCCGGCGGATGAGCCTCACCGGGGACTATCTGTCCGCCGAGGACGCGCTGCGCGCCGGCTTGGTGACCCAGGTGGTCGCCCACGACGAGCTTCTCCCCACCGCGCGGGCAGTGGCCGCCTCGATCGTCGGCAACAACCAGAAGGCCGTCCGCGCGCTGCTGACGTCGTACCACCGGATCGACGAGGACCAGACCGGCTCGGGACTGTGGATCGAGGCGATGTCGGCCAGGAAGTGGATGGCGGCGACGTCCGGTGACGACATCGCCGCCAGCCGCGCCTCGGTGATCGAACGCGGGCGCAGCCAGGTGAAATAG
- a CDS encoding MATE family efflux transporter, translated as MTDSADDAAVTSLRIAALALPALGVLAAEPIYLLFDIAIVGRLGALSLAGLAIGGLILSVVSAQLTFLSYGTTARSARFYGAGDRVAAVGEGVQATWLALGMGVAIVAAVQLAAVPIVSAIAGTTPGGDIAGAALPWVRIAIFGVPAILVSAAGNGWMRGVQDTMRPLRYVLVGFGVSAVLCPLLVYGWLGLPRLELAGSAIANLVGQWLAAILFCWALLAEKVSLRIDTSVLRAQVVMGRDLVLRTLAFQACFVSAAAVAARFGAAAVAAHQVVLQLWNFLALVLDSLAIAAQSLVGAALGAGRTEHAKSVAWRVTVFSAIAAAVLAFVFAAGASVLPSLFTDDRSVLAEIGVPWWFMVAQLPVAGIVFALDGVLLGAGDAAFMRTATLLSALVGFLPLIWLSLAFGWGLLGIWSGLSTFMVLRLVFVGWRAFSGRWLVPGTN; from the coding sequence TTGACTGACTCAGCCGACGACGCCGCTGTAACCAGCCTGCGGATCGCGGCGCTGGCGCTTCCCGCGCTGGGTGTCCTTGCCGCCGAACCGATCTATCTGCTGTTCGACATCGCGATCGTCGGCAGGCTCGGCGCGCTGAGCCTGGCCGGCCTGGCGATCGGCGGCCTGATCCTGTCGGTCGTCAGCGCCCAGCTCACCTTCCTGTCGTACGGGACGACGGCTCGCTCGGCGCGTTTCTACGGCGCGGGTGACCGGGTCGCGGCCGTCGGCGAAGGGGTCCAGGCCACCTGGCTGGCGCTCGGGATGGGTGTCGCGATCGTGGCTGCCGTGCAGTTGGCCGCCGTGCCGATCGTGTCGGCGATCGCGGGCACGACGCCCGGCGGCGACATCGCCGGTGCCGCCTTGCCCTGGGTGCGTATCGCGATCTTCGGTGTGCCTGCCATTCTCGTCTCCGCCGCGGGCAACGGCTGGATGCGCGGTGTGCAGGACACCATGCGCCCGCTGCGCTATGTGCTGGTGGGTTTCGGTGTCTCGGCGGTGCTGTGCCCGTTGCTCGTCTACGGCTGGCTTGGCCTGCCGCGGCTGGAACTGGCCGGTTCGGCGATCGCCAACCTGGTGGGGCAGTGGCTGGCCGCGATTCTCTTCTGCTGGGCGCTGCTGGCCGAAAAGGTGTCGCTGCGCATCGATACGTCGGTGCTGCGCGCGCAGGTCGTGATGGGGCGTGATCTGGTACTGCGGACCCTGGCCTTCCAGGCCTGTTTCGTGTCGGCCGCCGCGGTGGCCGCCCGATTCGGCGCGGCGGCCGTCGCCGCGCATCAGGTCGTTCTGCAGCTGTGGAATTTCCTTGCGCTGGTGCTGGATTCACTCGCGATCGCCGCGCAGTCGCTGGTCGGTGCCGCGCTTGGCGCGGGTCGCACGGAGCACGCGAAGTCGGTCGCGTGGCGGGTGACGGTGTTCTCCGCGATCGCCGCCGCGGTGCTCGCTTTCGTGTTCGCCGCAGGCGCTTCGGTGCTGCCGTCGCTGTTCACCGACGACCGGTCCGTGCTCGCGGAGATCGGGGTGCCGTGGTGGTTCATGGTGGCCCAATTGCCCGTCGCCGGAATCGTGTTCGCGCTCGACGGGGTGCTGCTGGGCGCCGGTGACGCCGCCTTCATGCGTACCGCGACGTTGCTCAGCGCGCTGGTGGGTTTCCTGCCGCTGATCTGGTTGTCGCTGGCTTTCGGCTGGGGACTGCTCGGCATCTGGTCGGGCCTGAGCACGTTCATGGTGCTGCGGCTGGTGTTCGTCGGGTGGCGGGCGTTCTCCGGGCGCTGGCTGGTGCCCGGCACCAACTAG
- a CDS encoding DHH family phosphoesterase, translating into MTAIDSTTEITRPSRRVDAHGAVEVLRSAGAVSVICHVHPDADSVGAGLALALILERDGVDVEVSFATPSTLPESLRMLPGGHLLVAPGDMRRDVDLVVTVDAPSVNRLGALSEFTQLGCAVLVIDHHKSNTLFGSVNLVDPKADSTTMVVAELLDAWGKTIDRDVASCLYAGLTTDTGSFRWASPGALRLAARLVELGVDNAAISRELFDTHPFVWLPLLSRVLSRAQLLPEAAGGRGLVYAVVAHEEWMENRSEEVESIVDIVRTTHEAEVAAVFKEIEPGHWSVSMRAKSYDLAAVASGFGGGGHTLAAGYSAAGPIEDVVAQLTAALG; encoded by the coding sequence GTGACCGCGATCGACTCGACGACTGAGATCACCCGCCCCTCGCGGCGGGTGGACGCGCACGGCGCCGTCGAGGTCCTGCGCAGTGCCGGCGCGGTCAGCGTCATCTGCCATGTTCATCCCGACGCCGACAGTGTGGGGGCCGGGCTGGCTCTGGCGTTGATCCTCGAGCGTGACGGCGTGGACGTCGAAGTGAGTTTCGCGACGCCGTCGACGCTGCCGGAGTCGCTGCGCATGCTGCCCGGGGGGCACCTGCTGGTGGCCCCTGGTGACATGCGCCGCGACGTCGATCTGGTGGTGACCGTCGACGCCCCGAGCGTGAACCGGCTCGGCGCGCTGTCGGAGTTCACCCAGCTCGGCTGCGCGGTGCTCGTCATCGACCACCACAAGTCCAACACCCTGTTCGGCAGTGTGAATCTTGTTGATCCGAAGGCGGATTCGACCACGATGGTGGTGGCCGAGCTGCTCGATGCGTGGGGCAAGACGATCGACCGCGATGTCGCGTCGTGCCTGTACGCGGGACTGACCACCGACACCGGGTCGTTCCGGTGGGCGTCGCCGGGCGCGTTGCGGCTGGCCGCCCGCCTGGTCGAGCTCGGGGTGGACAACGCCGCGATCAGCCGTGAGCTGTTCGACACCCATCCGTTCGTGTGGCTGCCTCTGCTGTCACGCGTCTTGTCCCGGGCGCAGCTGCTGCCGGAGGCGGCAGGCGGGCGCGGGCTCGTCTACGCGGTGGTCGCGCACGAGGAGTGGATGGAGAACCGCTCCGAAGAGGTCGAGAGCATCGTCGACATCGTGCGCACCACCCACGAAGCCGAGGTCGCCGCGGTGTTCAAGGAGATCGAGCCCGGGCACTGGTCGGTGTCGATGCGGGCCAAGAGCTATGACCTGGCTGCGGTCGCCAGTGGTTTCGGCGGCGGTGGGCACACGTTGGCCGCCGGCTACTCGGCGGCCGGGCCGATCGAGGACGTGGTGGCGCAGCTGACCGCCGCCCTTGGCTGA
- the rbfA gene encoding 30S ribosome-binding factor RbfA gives MVDVGRARRLSKRIATIVASAIEFEIKDPPLAFVTVTDTKVTGDLHDATVYYTVRGKTLDDEPDYAGAAAALERAKGALRTKVGAGTGVRFTPTLSFVVDKVPDTAQKMEELLAKARAADADVARIRAGATPAGDAQPYRVVGEEGDVGQERSDPGHVNASLSQDDQDAGDRDRLDD, from the coding sequence GTGGTTGATGTCGGCAGGGCCCGCAGGCTCTCCAAGCGCATCGCCACCATCGTCGCCTCGGCCATCGAGTTCGAGATCAAGGATCCGCCGCTGGCGTTCGTGACGGTCACCGACACCAAGGTGACCGGTGACCTTCACGATGCCACCGTGTACTACACGGTGCGCGGCAAGACCCTCGATGACGAGCCGGACTATGCGGGTGCGGCCGCGGCGCTCGAACGCGCCAAAGGTGCGCTGCGCACCAAGGTCGGCGCCGGTACCGGTGTGCGGTTCACTCCGACCCTGTCCTTCGTTGTGGACAAGGTGCCCGACACCGCGCAGAAGATGGAGGAGCTGCTCGCCAAGGCGCGCGCTGCCGACGCCGATGTCGCCCGGATTCGGGCCGGGGCCACTCCTGCGGGAGACGCGCAGCCGTACCGTGTGGTAGGAGAAGAGGGGGACGTTGGGCAGGAGCGCAGCGACCCGGGACATGTCAACGCTTCCCTCTCGCAGGACGACCAGGACGCCGGTGACCGCGATCGACTCGACGACTGA